In the genome of Candidatus Rokuibacteriota bacterium, the window CGTGGCGGTTGTGGGTGTTCTCCAGGCACACCAGGCCGGTCGGCGGGACGTGGATGTTGGCAGGCCGGATCGCGCCCCTGACCTGATCAGGCGAGAGAAAGCCGCGCTCGGTCGGGATGGGGCGGGTCTGGACGCCGCCGATGACTGCGGCGCTCGCGACCTCGTAGTTGAAGATGTGGGAGTCCAGGTCCAGGATGATCTCCTGTCCCGGCTGGGTGTGCGAGAGGACGGAGACCAGGTTCCCCATGGTTCCCGAGGGGACGAAGAGACCCGCGTCTTTTGCGGTTCGCTCCGCCGCGAGGGCCTCCAACCGCTGGACAGTCGGGTCCTCCTCCCAGACGTCGTCGCCGACTTCGGCGCGGGCCATCGCCTCGCGCATCTCCGGGGTCGGCAGCGTCAGCGTGTCCGAGCGCAGGTCGACGACGTCGTGCACGCCCAGTCTCGGAGGGGGGCTACGCCCCCCTTCCGAACCTCCCCCCTGCAGTTCGAGCGTGGCGGGTTCGGCCATGCCGAGAGGCAGGCCACCCGCCGCGCGAGGCCCGAGTTGGTTGCGCGGGCCGGGTACCCACGGCGAAGCCGTGGGTGCGCGCTCGGCAACAACCGGCGTAGTAACCGAACGATAGCCTGGGCATGTGCTACCTCTGCGCCGCGAGTCGCTGCGCGGCCCGCCGCCCCCACTCGGTGTAGGCGTACTCGTCCACCAGCCGCTTCAGGAGGCGTCGCGCCTCGTCCGGCCGTCCCCCCTGGCGGTGGATCTCCGCCAGGAGAAAGAGGGTCTCGGGGATGACCAGCGTACGGGGGTAGTCCTTCATGAGGCCTTCGAGCCGCTGGCGGGCGGCGCCCGCGTTGCCCTGGTTGTAGTAGTAGTTGGCGACCCAGAGCTCTTTCTGGGCCAGGCGGCCGCGGCAGATCTCGATCTTGGCCAGGGCGTCGGGCGCGTAACGGCTCTCCGGGTACTCCCGGATCAGCTTCTTGAATGCCTCGAGCGCCTTGGCCGTGAGCCCCTGGTCCTGCTCGACGGGCTTCATCTGGTCGTAGTAGCTCATCGCGAGCCGGTACTGGACCAGGTCCGCGATCAGGTGACGCGGGTAGAACGCCATGAAGGCCTGGAACTCCTTGATAGCCTTCTCGAACTCGCCCTCCCGGTAGTAGGCTTCGCCGATCAGGAAGCGGGCCCGGGGCGCGAGGGAGGAGTCGGGATGGCGCTCGACGATTCTCGTGAAGTGCGTCCGGGCGTCCTCGTAGCGGCGACGGTCCAGCTCGTGCTCGCCTTTCTGGTAGAGCTCGTCGGCGGGGAGGATGGCCTCGGGAGCCTGGGTCGCGAAGCCGCACCCTCCCGGGAGGAGCGCTGCGAGAAACACCGCGGTCAGAGGCAGGAGAGATCGGTACATCAGTTGGCGTGCCCTTTAACTTGGCTTTCACATATACGGGGCCCCCCGCGAAAAGTCAAGCAGAAATTGGCCTTTCCGGCGTCTCCGGCGTCGCGGGCCCTTGACACGTGAGAACCGGGCCAGTATCATCCCGCACACTGGCTGCGCACCTGCTAAGCGCGAAGCACGCACCGCCTGGAGGGAGGCTTCGGAAGGGGGGCGCTATCCTCCTCCGAGGATTTGCATGAAGGCCCTCGTCTATCCCGAGTGGGACCGGCTCGAAGTCCGCGACGTTCCGGAGCCGACGCCCAAGCCCGGTGAGGTGATGGTCCGGGTGGCTGCGGTGGGGATCTGCGGCTCCGAGCTGGAGGGGTTCGCCACCCGCTCGCCGCGCCGGACGCCGCCCCTCATCATGGGGCACGAGTTCTGCGGCGAGGTGGCACAGGTCGGCGAGGGGGTCTCGGGCTACCGGCAGGGTGACCGCGTGGTCGTCAACTCGGTGATCTCGTGCGGGCGGTGCGAGGACTGCCGCGACGGCCAGAGCCACCTCTGCCGCGAGCGGGAGGTGTTCGGGATGAAGCGGCCCGGCGGGTTCGCCGAGCTCTGCGCGGTGCCCGTCTCGACGCTCCTGCCGCTCCCCGAAAAGGTCTCCCCACTCCAGGGGGCCCTCGTGGAGCCGCTGGCCAACGGGGTCCACGCGCTGGGCCTCACGCGCCAGCGCTTCCCCGAGACGGTGGTCGTCATCGGGGCCGGGACGATCGGGCTGATGGCGCTCCAGGTCGCCAAGGCTGCCGGCGCCTTCAGGCTCCTGGCGGTGGACGTGAGCGACGCGCGCCTGGAGGTCGCCCACCAGCTCGGCGCCGAGCCGGTCCTCAACCCGCGGCGGGCGGACGTGGTGGCGGCGGTCCGGGAGTTCACGCGCGGGCGCGGGGCCGATCTCGTCGTGGACGCGGTGGGCGCGTCGGAGACCCGTCGCGCCGCGGTTGCGGCGACTCGGCCGGGAGGCGAGATCGTCTGGGTCGGCCTCCACGACGATCCTACCCAGGTGTCCGGATTCGACGTGGTGCTGGGCGAGCGCAAGATCACCGGCTCCTACGCCGTCACCCCTCACGACCTCAGGGCCGCGATCGGCCTCTTCGCCCACGGCAAGATCGAGCTGGCGCCGTGGGTCCGGCCCTTTCCCCTCAGCGAGGGCGCCCGCGTCTTCCGCGAGCTGGTGACGGCGCCGCCCGCGGACTAC includes:
- a CDS encoding galactitol-1-phosphate 5-dehydrogenase — translated: MKALVYPEWDRLEVRDVPEPTPKPGEVMVRVAAVGICGSELEGFATRSPRRTPPLIMGHEFCGEVAQVGEGVSGYRQGDRVVVNSVISCGRCEDCRDGQSHLCREREVFGMKRPGGFAELCAVPVSTLLPLPEKVSPLQGALVEPLANGVHALGLTRQRFPETVVVIGAGTIGLMALQVAKAAGAFRLLAVDVSDARLEVAHQLGAEPVLNPRRADVVAAVREFTRGRGADLVVDAVGASETRRAAVAATRPGGEIVWVGLHDDPTQVSGFDVVLGERKITGSYAVTPHDLRAAIGLFAHGKIELAPWVRPFPLSEGARVFRELVTAPPADYIKALLLPGCIQNWVMGSYAA
- a CDS encoding outer membrane protein assembly factor BamD: MYRSLLPLTAVFLAALLPGGCGFATQAPEAILPADELYQKGEHELDRRRYEDARTHFTRIVERHPDSSLAPRARFLIGEAYYREGEFEKAIKEFQAFMAFYPRHLIADLVQYRLAMSYYDQMKPVEQDQGLTAKALEAFKKLIREYPESRYAPDALAKIEICRGRLAQKELWVANYYYNQGNAGAARQRLEGLMKDYPRTLVIPETLFLLAEIHRQGGRPDEARRLLKRLVDEYAYTEWGRRAAQRLAAQR